The segment AGCCCTCACTGCCACTAAGCTCCTCTCATTGATCTCCTTGATCTCCTTAACGTAGCCCAAGATCGGTATCCCAAGCCACTTAGCGGTCTGAGGTCCCACCTGTTCGGTCTCTCCGTCAACCGCTCTCCTACCGAAAAGGTAAAGGTCAGCTCCTCCTAACTTTTGTATAGCCTTAAACAACGTATAGGAGGTGGCCCAAGTGTCCGCTCCAGCCATCGCCCTATCCGTTATCAAGAACGCGTCGTCCGCCCCTAAGGCCAGGGCGTCCTTGAGGGCCTGTTCACCTTGAGGGGGTCCCATCGTTATCACGGTGACTCTCCCTCCATACCTCTCTTTAATTCGAACTGCCTCCTCTATGGCGTGAAGGTCGGGAGGGTTTATCACGGCGGGAACTCCCTCCCTGACCAACGTGTTTGTGACCGGGTCAACTCTCAGGTCGTCGGCGTCAGGGACCTGCTTTATCGAAACCAAAACCCTTAGCATTCCTATTCAAGTATATTCTAGTTAAGGGAATATTTAAACTCGCCATCAATTATAATGATCTTGATGACAGATATTTTAATAACGGACTTAGATGCTTTTACGCTTTAGTTAGACCCTCTTCGAAAGTTTCTACTTTAATTAAGTTAGTAAGAAAAAGAACTATAACCTTAAAGCATAAAGTGTTAAGTAAGTTAAGGGATTTACCTTCAATTTAATCAGCTCTCTACGTGACCTACTTATAAGTTGTTATTTTGTTACTTAAACTTTCGTCTTAATTTCAGGATCATTAAGATTTGATTCGAGATCGTGTGAGGTCGTTAAATCCAAAACTTCGTTCTTAAAATAGGAAAGATATTTGATCGTATATTAAAAATTATAATTGATCTCATACGTGATGTTAAATTGATTCGCTTCGTGAGTATAGAGGTGTGGGACGAACTAGATCATTAAGCTCACTTGATGAGCAACGCTTGAGTCCTGACTATTTTAAATTCAAGGCAGGTAGAGGTTTAGGACTCTTTAGGTTACCGTTGAGGAACTAAAGGGGAGACGAGGCTGCGAGAGCGTCACTGAAGGAATTCAAGTTGGCAGAGGACTTCAACCGCTACGTAAAAGACATCGTGAGACCAGTTATGGGGAGCAGAATGAGTATGTGATGCCTTTAGAAGCTCGATGTGAAGAGACGCTTTCGACTCTAGGATTGAGATCAAATTAGGGATAGAGGAGATTAAGGGAGTCTATTTGAACTAACTTATCGTTCTGTTCAAGTCCTCCTCATCCGCTGAACAGATGAGAGTAGTTAGGTAGATCAGGTTAACCTCTTACTAAAGTTCAACTTTTGACCTGAGAGCGAAGTTCAAACAAGAGATTTAAAGGGTAGGAAGAGAGCGTTAAAAACCCAATCGAGCCCCCAGTTTATTGACTTGTGATTTGACTGGAGCTTGGTAGCATCTCAAAATGCAAGCACGGGAGATCTGCGGTTACTGAACGGAACGTACTCCAAGCGATTTCATGAAATCGAAGGGTTGAAACGTCTCGGCAAAATGGAGAGCCAATTAAACAACGCTAGTTAAACCTTAGTCTCCTCTAAAGCCCTCCGAAGATCTTCGTTCTTCCTCCCCCACCTATCTTGATAGACCAGATCGGAAAGAGGCAACCTGGTGTTCCACCCCTTTTCCTCCAGCTCTGGTCTCTCAGGGAAGGAAGTTACGTAACCCATGGTGAGGTAAGCTATGAGCTCAACGTGATCCGGGATCTCGAGTATTCTCTTCACTAACTCCTTATCTAAAAAACTAACCCATCCTACCCCCACGTTTTCAGCCCTTGCGGCCAACCATAGGTTGGCTATAGCTAACACCACGCTGTACTGACAGGTCTCAGGCATGGTTATCCTACCTAGGACGTGAGGACCGAACCTCGTGCAATCAGCAGTAACTGCAATGTTCAGCGAAGACTCTAGTATCCCCTCTATTTTAATTTTATTGAAGATTGCCTTCCTATCCTCCGTTAGTAGCTCCTCATATCTCCTTCTTTGTCTCTCCGCCTCTTCCTTTATCCTCTCCCTGATGGCTCTATCCTTCACTACGATGAAGTTCCAGGGCTGCGAGAACCCCACTGATGGAGCTAAGTGAGCAGCGTGTAATATCCTCGCTAATACCTCATCAGGTATGGGATCAGGCTTAAAGTAACTTCTGACGTCCCTCCTCCCCTTTATTGCCTCATAAAGATCCATATGGATAGTCTATCCAGAAATTATTAACGTTTGCTAAAGTCCTTCAGAGGAAGTTGTACGATCACTATTATTTATAGCCATATAGTAAAATTTTTAAAATAGCTTGAAACCTTACGATGGTGCCGTTCATTCATCGCAACTTCAAGGCTTTGCGAAAGACTAGATCAGTCGATTCCTCTCTCTAGTCCCGAGTTAGCGGTTCAATTACAACGTGATAGATTATAGAGAAACCCCTCAAGGCTTAGCCTTAACCTAAACTAAGCTTCTTATAATAGAACATTTAAGTCACGACTGCCAGAGCCCCTTATGGAAAGGATAATAAGCTACTTCATCGCAGTTCTCTTAGATGTAATAGCTGGCTCATCTCCCTTTCTTCATCTTCCGCTTTACGATGACTTGGGCGTAATACTCTTGGTGGCTGCGGTATTCTCTTACGTAGCCAGTGACCTTTCGGTAACCCTCCCGATCTCATTGCTCCCCTTCTCTCTTATAGCTCACTCCTATTCTCTCCTTCTGATCGCAACCGTTTCTTCAGCCCTCTCCTTTTACCTTAAGGATAAGGCTACCTCCTTTTTAACAACCTTAACGACTTCCTTAGTTGTATTCTCCCTAAGACCCGAGCTTCAGGTACTCTCCTTCCTCCTCCTCATAGGGATACTAGTCTACCTTGGGTTGGATCTTAGGGGAACTATAGCTAACGGTATACTTTTCATGGTGATAGCCTCAATACTCCTTCCATCTCAAGGTATACAGTCCTCAATTATTTATATCTTATCAGATATAACTTTTTACTCTATATTTTTTGGGGTTATAGGGCTCGCAATACAGGGTAGGAACCTACCTAAAGCGTTAAAGAGAACCCCTCTGCTCTTCCTCCCTTACGCCACGATTATGCTAACGATAGGAGTTCCTAGTCAGTACTACTGGTGGACCGAGTCTTCCTTCCTGTTTAAAAGTAATCCTCTATCGCTCTGGGTTCAATACGGATACTTTCCACAGTTGAATCAGATCTTTGGGACGTGGCCTCTCTCCCACTTCCTTCCTTATCCTACAGGAGTCAGCTTCTACATGTTTTTGCTTACTTACCTTTCTGGTCTCTTCAGCTACCTAATGTTCAAGAGGCTTGGGGTGAAGAGAGCTGCTCTTTTCGCCCTGGCGTACCAGCTCCTCTCTCCCTTTTATGATCCATATTTACTCGTCGGCTACGCTATCCTTCCCCTTACGGCCTACTTAATGACGACCGCCATGAAAGTCCCAATCAAGTACACCACAGTTGCGTTGTCCTCGATGATCGGTTCTTCCTTTCCCCTCTTCATAATCTCGGCTATCCTCCTAGGTTACTTGACCTCTAAAAGGAACTTACTTTGGTTTGGTTTAGTAATGGTAGGTAGCAACGCGTTCTGGATCGTTCCGTATCTACTTCTGGGGTCTCCTCACCTGTCCTCCACGAACTTCCTATCTATGGTTCTAATACTACCCATCGTCTCAATACTCATGAAGTTCGGAGAGAGAGATAAGGTTTTGCTCTCCCTTATCTCGTTGGTTTACCTCGTTTCTGGGTTGCCTCTCTCTCAGGCGTTTTATCCAGTTGCCATAGCCTCAACTTTACTAGCGATAAGCGGGAGTGGGATCAAGAAGTTGATTTCTGGTGTGACCATAGCTTTCCTTCTCCTACTTCCGTTATTCCAATTCGCTACATACCATCCCTTTTCGTTACCTTCTTCAGTTCAAGCCATTAACAAGGAGATAGATAACGCTACGCTAGTGTCTTGGAACTATTCCTATCCTTACCTCTCCCCAGTTCCTATCAACCTCACTCCTTTATCCAGTAAGGCCATACAGTACTACGTTACGAGCTCCGGAGGGGTTGAGGAAAACCCAGATTACGTGGGATTAGTGTCGGCTAAACCGATACTTTATAACTTAACTAAAGTTAACTACACTCTCTTACCAAACACCCCTCCCATACTGACCATAAACTCGTCATCCTTTTATTTAAATTACTCGTCAGCCGGTATCAGTTACACTGTTGACAATAACGTTGAAATTAAGTCCTTGATAGGATACCAGTTCATAGGTTGGTCCCTCCCCAAGAACGTTTCTAACTTTACGATATCCTTCAAAGGGAGCCTTCTTACTAAAGTGGCTAACTCCATATTTTTCCTAGCTAAAGGGTTACACAATGAGAGCCTCTCCACTTCAATAAATTTTACAGCTTTAGAGTTTTATTTGAAAAGATCTGGTCCCCTTTTCATATATGATAACGGCTTTAAGTTCCTCGGTAACCTGGGGTCCATCCCAGAAAACGGTTCGTTGAACTTCTCGTTATCGTTCTTGGATAAGGATAACTACACCTTCCTGTACATGGAGGAAATTAACGGAAGGGAGATCATACTCAATAAGAACACTACTCTCGCTTCGGGGGAGCTAAACTCCTTCGGTTTCATAATGCCCCTGAGGGATGAGATAAACCTTAGTTCAATCGAGGTCTCCTACTTTTTCCCCATTAACTTTACCGATAATTGGGTGTCTTGGTACTCCCCCTATCCCTCCTCAATTAAAGTAATACCGTCTTATCCATTGAGCGGAACCATCTACTTCTTCCCAGCCGTAAAGGTAGAAGTTAACGGCCAGATCGTAGGTAACGGTTCCTTTCTCAAGGACGTAAAGGACATAACAATCAACTCGAGTTCAGGTTTTCATAATCTCACTCTCCTCAAGTTAGTTTACACAAAGACCTACTACTTAGTAGGAAAGCTTCCAGTTAACACCTCTACGTTCGTAAGGTTTGAATCCATCTTCAATGGAGAGGACATCACAATCGAATCACACCTACCTTTAAACGTAACTATAGAGCCCTTAGGCTTAAACGTAAAGGTTAACGGACAGTTTACTAACTCGACTAACTTTGTCCTGCCTCCAGGTAGAAACGTTATCTCACTGCTCTATCCAGGGGCCTCTTTAGAGATCTTTGGGTTATACATATCTTTGATGTCGTTCATCTTCACTGTCCTAAGTGGCTTCATCAAGGATGGGTTAAGATATATCCTGAAATCAATTGACTCGTTTTACAAAAGGTTCGAGCAGTGATCTCTTTATCCTCCTCTTGACTTCAATAAGTAACAAAAGCGCGTAGTAGGTGGATATGATAGCTACAGAGATCAAGTTAGCTATAACGTAATTCGAATAGATAATGAAGGTAGAGAGATGAGACTTAGATGAAATAACGAGCGTTCCGTTGACTGCCTCCGCGTTGTAATCTTTATCTATTACGAACTCACCTGGATATGGGAGAACCACTTTATTGGTACCGTGAGGATAAACTTCAAGTCCAAACCATGTAAGGTTGAACGAGAAGTCCTTGTTCTGATTAAATGTGATAACCATGAAGTTAGAGTTGTTAAACGTTACGTTACCTGGAACGTTTAAGTAGTTAGAGCGATAAAAGAACACGTCAGCTTCAAGGTCATATAGAAAGGAGGTGAAATTCATTTTACTAAAATTATAGAAAAAGATGTATCCAACAGGAGATATAGGGTTTTTGACAATTAAAACCTTACCTATGTCTAAGTAGCTCGATAGGTTCTCCGCTTCAGAGACGTTTTGGTTCAAAAGACAG is part of the Metallosphaera cuprina Ar-4 genome and harbors:
- the bluB gene encoding 5,6-dimethylbenzimidazole synthase, with the translated sequence MDLYEAIKGRRDVRSYFKPDPIPDEVLARILHAAHLAPSVGFSQPWNFIVVKDRAIRERIKEEAERQRRRYEELLTEDRKAIFNKIKIEGILESSLNIAVTADCTRFGPHVLGRITMPETCQYSVVLAIANLWLAARAENVGVGWVSFLDKELVKRILEIPDHVELIAYLTMGYVTSFPERPELEEKGWNTRLPLSDLVYQDRWGRKNEDLRRALEETKV